Proteins from one Ranitomeya variabilis isolate aRanVar5 chromosome 1, aRanVar5.hap1, whole genome shotgun sequence genomic window:
- the GLRX5 gene encoding glutaredoxin-related protein 5, mitochondrial yields MSWSVSRVSAALRSSGVRRLLSDSSVSREHLEGLVKKDKVVVFMKGSPAQPLCGFSNAVVQILRMHGVDKYAAYNVLEDQDLRQGVKNYSNWPTIPQVFLNGEFVGGCDILLQMHQSGDLVEELKKLGIRSALLDAEPSQEKK; encoded by the exons ATGAGCTGGTCCGTGTCCCGAGTGTCCGCTGCGCTCCGGAGCTCCGGGGTCCGCCGCCTGCTCAGCGACAGCAGCGTCTCCCGGGAGCACCTGGAGGGGCTGGTGAAGAAGGACAAGGTGGTGGTGTTCATGAAGGGCTCCCCGGCTCAGCCCCTGTGCGGCTTCAGTAACGCGGTGGTGCAGATCCTGCGGATGCACGGGGTGGACAAGTACGCGGCCTATAACGTGCTGGAGGACCAGGACCTGAGGCAGG GGGTGAAGAATTACTCCAACTGGCCCACCATCCCGCAGGTGTTCCTGAACGGAGAATTTGTGGGGGGCTGCGACATCCTCCTACAGATGCACCAGAGCGGAGACCTGGTGGAGGAGCTGAAGAAGCTGGGGATCCGCTCCGCACTATTAGACGCAGAGCCGAGCCAAGAAAAGAAGTAA